In Molothrus aeneus isolate 106 unplaced genomic scaffold, BPBGC_Maene_1.0 scaffold_34, whole genome shotgun sequence, a single window of DNA contains:
- the LOC136570477 gene encoding olfactory receptor 14J1-like: MSNSSSISHFLLLALADTRQLQLLHFCLLLGISLAALLGNGLIISAVACGHHLHTPMFFFLLNLALSDLGSICTTVPKAMHNSLWDTSTISYSACAAQVFFFLFFFSAEVSLLTIMSYDRYVSICKPLHYGTLLGSRACAHMAAAAWASAFLNALLNTANTFSLPLCHGNALGQFFCEIPQILKLSCSKSYLRELGLIVLGASLAFGCFVFIVFSYVQIFRAVLRIPSEQGRHKAFSTCLPHLAVVSLFLSTGFFAYLKPPSISSPSLDLAVSVLYSVVPPALNPLIYSLRNQELQAAVWRLMTGQFRKH, encoded by the coding sequence atgtccaacagcagctccatcagccacttcctcctgctggcattggcagacacgcgacagctgcagctcctgcacttctgcctcttgctgggcatctccctggctgccctcctgggcaacggcctcatcatcagcgccgtagcctgcggccaccacctgcacacgcccatgttcttcttcctgctcaacctggccctcagcgacctgggctccatctgcaccactgtccccaaagccatgcacaattccctctgggacaccagcaccatctcctactcagcatgtgctgcacaggtgtttttctttctcttcttcttttcagCAGAGGTTTCCCTCCTGACCATCATGAGCTACgaccgctacgtgtccatctgcaaacccctgcactacgggaccctcctgggcagcagagcttgtgcccacatggcagcagctgcctgggccagtgcctttctcaatGCTCTGCTGAACAcagccaatacattttccctgcccctgtgccatggcaatgccctgggacagttcttctgtgaaatcccacagatcctcaagctctcctgctccaaatcctACCTCAGGGAACTTGGGCTCATTGTGCTTGGTGCATCCTTAGCCtttggttgttttgtgttcattgttttctcctatgtgcagatcttcagggctgtgctgaggatcccctctgagcagggacggcacaaagccttttccacctgcctccctcacctggccgtGGTCTCACTGTTCCTCAGCACTGGCTTTTTTGCCTACCTGAAGcccccctccatctcctccccatccctggatctggcagtgtcagttctgtactcggtggtgcctccagccctgaatcccctcatctacagcctgaggaaccaggagctccaggctgcagtgtggagaCTGATGACTGGACAATTTAGGAAACATTAA